The segment TTGGCGTGCAaaggcaggcgaatctctgagttcaagaccagcctggtctacagggcaagttccaggacagccagggctacacagagaaaacctgtctcaaaaaaccaaaccaggggctagagatagctcagcggtgaagagcactgactgctcttccagaggtcctgagttcaattcccagcagccacatggtggctcatctgTAATggaaatccgatgccctcttctatccTGCTgatgtatatgcagcagaggactcatacagtaaatacattttaaaaaattagagaaaaccCCACAGAGAAATGGTTCAGGTTGAGGAGTGAGGAGCTAAGGATAAAAGGAAgtacagaggggttggggatttagctcagcggtagagcgcttgcctagcaagcgcaaggccctgggttcggtccccagctccgaaaaaaaagaaaagaaaagaaaaaaaaaaaaaaaaaaggaagtacaGAGAGAGCTTGGTGGTGCAGCCTGAGGACTTGCTCTGTGCTCCAGAGGCAACAAGGAATCATGGGAGTTACAGGCAGAGGGAACGTGGCAACAGGTTCCTCTACCATGTAGAGGGTGGGCCAGAGAAAGGCAAGGGTACCTGCAGAGGCAAGTTAGGCAAAACTCCTTGGTGCATATCATAATTGGGCCAGACAGCCATCTAAAACTGAATGGAGCCAGCCTTGACAGTCAGGTGATGTCTAAAGGGAGGCGTCCTGAAAGGCTTCAGGGATGGGTCTCAGGGAAGAGCCTGGAAATAGTTATGGGTGAACATGGGAAGACAATAAAGGACATGGAACCGAGGTTAAGAGGGTCCAGGATGGTATGGCTGGGAGTTGGGAGAGATGGCTGAACGGTTAGGAACACGGGCTACCTCCCACCCCGCTAGTATcttgattctcagaacccacatggtagttcacacaccactttaactccagttccactcTTTCGGCTATCGTGGGCACTAGGAACCCGTGTGCTGCCCTTTGCATGCACACAAGCAAAATatccataaacataaaattaatataaataatgaataaaagctAAGAGACTCTGGCTGCCTGAAGTCCTGGAGCACGCGAGGAAGGAGAGCCAACTGAAACCTCCTGGGCCAGTATCTCTGACCCTTCGCTACAAGATGGCAGACGGGAAGAAGcgcgggggggcgggggggggcgggggcggggactGCTTCTTAGGCTACTGCGCAAGTGCGAGGTAGCAGGAAGCCGCAGGCAAATCTGCACCTAGAATTCCAGTGCAGACAGCCGTGGCTATACCACAGTCACGTGACACTCACAATAGCGCCCAACGGTAGGTACCCAGCCATCTGGGCCAGAGTCCAGGCCTAGAACTATTTGGAGATTTCGGGACCTTCAGATTTTTACCACATCCACATCACCTCCATACTCCAcgtccagcccccagccccctccTCTTTCACTCAGACCCCATGTCTGTTCTGGAACCCTAAGATGTCCCCAGCCCGCAGACCCCACCAGCACCCTCCTGAGCCCCCTAGCCCTTTGATACTTCAGAGCCTTGCCCAGGCTCAGTTCTGCCTGCAGCCCTTGAGTTTCCCTTGAAATGCCTGCCCCTGCCCTAAACTCCCCCTTATCACTTCTGATCCCTTGGGCTCCCAGTCTCCAGATGTACAGCTCCCTGGCCCGGCCTACCAGACATCTCTTTTCCCATCAGACCCTCTCAAGTCGCCTTCTCAGCTAGCCCTATTGTCCTTTAACTCCACCCTCCCCTCAGGAGTGGACCCCATCCCAGAAGCTGACACTGCAGATGCATTCCCAGGCCTCCCGCTTCCCGGTGGAGCTTGGCTCTGTGAGGGATCCAGATGCCCAGGTAGGGCGTCTGCATCGCCTAGCAATGGCTGGAGGCCCGTGCTGGGGCCTAGCCAGGCTTCTGCGCAGAGGTGAGGTTCCACTGCTGGTATGGTGTGGGGAAAGAACCAACCGTGGAGGGACAGCTTCAATTAAGACAGTCCAGGGTCCTATGTTGTTGCTTCCCAAGATCTGATGTCAGAGATTGAATATCAGGGTGAAGCTGGCCTCTGGATCCTTGGGAAACAATGTAGTTGGTGGGGAGGGGTTGCGCTGGATGTAATAGAGTCTCACAGTGCGGAAAGCTGGGGGAAGGGACTAGGGGACGCTGGGATGACCTGGGCCAAGGCCCTAAGGTCCAAGCAAACTGGGCATGTGTGTGATTAGCCAGATGTAGGGAGAGAAGGCTGAAGAGGTATTGGATCCAGACAATAAAGAGCCTGAGGAGATGAGGGAGTGCTGCTGGAGTTTGTTGTGTGTTGGATAGGAAACCACTTGGTACCAGACATGGGAAATCCCCATTGAGGCGAGCAGTCTCAAGTTTCGCTGGTTTCTGTAAGTTGTGTATCTGGCCATTGTCTGAGTTTGCTTAGTGGCTCTGATTGTTTGCTGGGTTTTAGTATTTTTGTTagttgaagagagagaaaacatggcGTGCGTGCCATTCTATTCTTCAGGAAGCGGTGGCTGGAGGAAAGAGAGTGTGGAGAAGCCTGTTCTGAGATAGCCTGTACTTAAGAGATAGCCTGTgctaatgagaccctgtctcaaaaaaactaatttttggggttggggatttagctcagcagtagagcgcttgcctagcgagcgcaaggccctgggttcggtccccagctccgaaaaaaagaaaaaaaaaactaattttttttcttaaagtattAGACTAAACTCCTAAACCACTGTTGCCATCTgacacattgtttttttttttatatttaaagaatTAAGTCTCTTGAGTGGTGGTGGCTCGcgctcacgcctttaatctcagcacttgggaggaaaaggcaagccaatctctgtgagttcaaggccaacctggtctaagagtgaattccaggagatccaggaTTACAGATTACTGTcttggaaacaaacaaatgaagaattAAATCTGTTTTTGTACTGAGTATCATGCTTACTATTGggatttataaatataattataactaGTAATTCCCATCTATGTTTTCCGAAGTTTTTTTCTCCCTAATTATACACAGGTATTACATTTCATCAACTTCTCTTTTTCTATATCTACAAagttaaaatgtgatttttttttcttgccactGGTGCTAGAGATAGAACCCAGTGCCTTATTCATGCCAGGCAAACACTTTGCCAccaagccacgcccccagcccctcactgggggattctaggcaggggctctaccactgagccacacccccagcccctcactgggggattctaggcaggggctctaccactgagccacactcccagacCCTCACTGGgggctctacctctgagctgtcCAAGACATATTAATGTTGTCCTTTAATCCATGAAAGTTTACTACATTGATAGGTTTTCTTAGGTTGAGTCATGACTGCTTCCTGGGGACATGTTGGGTTTACACCTCTGTGTTCATAAATGGAATTCATGTATAGTTTTACTATCTGGTTCTAGAAACTgccatccaggctggcctcataaaACAAGCTTTACCCTCTCCATGTATTTTCATTTTGGAACAACTTGGTCTAGTCCTAGTGACAGTTTGTGTTTTAGGAAGATGACTTTGGGACACAGGTTGGGAGTGGAAAACCAGTTGTCACTTCAGATGATGGTAGAGAGCTGTGAGTAAAAGTGAGGCCGAGAATACGCTGCCCAGAGGTTCCAGAAGGGCAGCCTTTGGCCCCTGACCTGGACACCTCTGGTCTGGGGAGGATAAGTACTGTCATGGCAGACGGTCGTCTCCCCTTTGTTCTAGCTCTATGGAGCTTCCAGTGCACTGTGTTGAGGTGCTGGTTCCAGGGCACAAAAGTGGAACCTGAAATCAAGGCATTGGTGTGCTAGCTTCGAGGCCATGGGCCATGGCTAGGGCAGAACCAGAGGTGACAGTGGGATGGGTGAAGAAAGGGGCAGAACAAGCACCGAGCTGAAGGCAGACAGCGGAGGCTGGAATTGACTGGTGTGTTTGCCTAAGGCCTGGGGCTGTAATAGAGTAGTGTTTACAATGCTCAGTGTCTTGGGTTGGCTCCTGAGCGCGCTCTGTACCAgtcatggtagcacacacctgtagaTCGCAGCACTCAAGACAGGAGAAGCACAAGTTCGTGGCCATCCTTgggtacatactgagttccaggctagtctggaatACATGAGATGTGTGCTGCCTGGTGGCTGGAAAGACTTCTAGGAATCTGGAGAGTGTACAGTCTTAAGCTTTCTGTCCCTCAGTGGTCCAGGTAGATGGAGAGAACTCTGCTGGGCAGACAGCGCTCTTCCTGTCCGCACTACTGGGCCATACTTCCGCTGTGCGCCTCCTACTGGCCTTTGGCGCCAACCCCAACCAGTGAGTGGATAGGTCCCTATACCCAACACTCCCAGGGTACAAATCCCCTTCTATCCCTGTAGTGCCCTCCCTGTCCTCGGTTACCCTCTTCTTGCTCGCTACTGACTGTGTCTCTAGTGCCTCCCAGAACTCACAAAGGTCAGCTCATCCCTTGTGTTCTCACGTGACCCACCCACATGACTCCTCCCATCCACTCAGACCCCATCCAGCTCCCTGCCCCCCGTTTTCATCCACCCcgcccttccctcctcttctgtcCTAGCCGCTGCCTCGATGGCAGCACACCCACGCACGCAGGTGCCTCCTCGGGCCGAGGCTTGGTGCTGTGGCACCTGCTGCAGGCAGGAGGTGACCTGCGTCTGCGTGACCAGCAGGGTCGCACACCACGAGACTGGGCTGAGCAGGGTGATACCAAGCAGAGGTGGGAGGTGAGTTGTGTCCAGGGCAGAGTGGAACCATCAAGGCCAGCACGTGCTCCGAGGCTGACCCTGTGCCCCACCCAGGTGCTGGAGCTGATGCAGTGGTGCCGGACCCACATGTCAGCACTGGTGCAGAGTGGGGAGTTGGCGCCCAGTGTGTCCCTGAGTCAGTTGCAAGCTAGCTCTGGACACAGCCTGTGTGGCTCCCTGCCCTCACTAAGGCTGGTCCAGGCAGACAGGTAACAGTCCATACCCTTGAGCTTCTGGGGCCAGCACACCCTGTGACCTCACACTTACCCTCAGCCTGCCCTTTATTCCAGGGCACTGAGGCAAGGGCAGATCAGAAGCTCCCCCAAAACCCCAGCATTGGGGTTCGGCCAGGTAAGAGGGAGTGGATGTGAGAGCAGTGACCACCCCTGCATCCTCTTGGTGCTCAAAGCCCTGCTTTTCCCTCAGCTGAGCAGCCTGCAGCCACCAGCACTGATATCGGGCATCCCAGTAGTAGACCCCAAGGAGCTGGTACCAACCCAGGGTGAGCCTGACCGTACCTACGACAGCAGTTCTCATACCATCATGACCAAGTGAGAGCTTCCTCTACGCCCTCAgagagcctctgcctcctgcttcccTCACAAGGAAATCCTACCCATGACACCTACCTGCTGCCCATTCTCCAGCCTCCTGTGGAAGGGCCACCCAGTTACCGTACGGCAGCTGAAGAGCCCTGAATCCAGCCCTGATGTGCTATTGGCTGACCTTCAGCACTGCAGGTTACCCAGCTGACCTGATTCCAGCAGCCCATAACCACGGGGATGTGGTGCTAGCCACAGTTGTAGTTAGGCGTTGGCTCGGTACCAAAGCCTAGTACTCAGCACAGTGCCCTTCAGCTGCAATGACACCACCTCCCCAGATCTATGTGGGACGTGTTGTAAGCctagagaggaggaaggggtgggaaAGGTCTTAAGCTGTTATGGGTGGGGACAGGCTCGGCCACCACTAGGCTGTGATGGGCATCTCAGTGTGCCCTATATGGTGGTGGCTGGTGAGACAGTCTTCCCCTGGCCCATGATAGATGTCCTGTGGCCTGACACAGTCTTCACCCTGTGCAGGCTGGGACAGTTTGTGAAGGGCCTGCTCTGTTCCCTCCCAGCATCCTGCACCACCCTGGCCTGCTGCTGCTGATGGCACtgagcccctcagaggacctgTCTAGACTGAGTCTGCTCTTCGAGCCAGTGTGGCTGGGCTCCCTTTATATCCTGTTGCATTCTGCAAGACtggatgagaaatgtcccccatcCCTGCCAGGCCTGCTGCCTGGCCCTCTGCTGCTACAGGTGTTGGAGGCCCTGTTGTTCCTGCAGTCCCGCTGCTGGGCCCACGGTGGCCTGAGTTCCCATGCTGTGCAGCTAGTGCGGCCAGGCCTGGCTAAGGTGAGCCACCTAGAACACGGGCGTCCACTGCACCAGCCCAGGCTGCAGCCCAGGTGAGAGCCTGCCCCCATGTCTGCCCTACATTCCTCCCAGCATCCACTAGCTCACTAGACCTTTTGGCCTCCCCAGGCTGCAACAAGACTGCCCCCAGAGAGACCCAAATCCAGGGCTGCCCCCACCCCCTGAACTGTACCCATGGCTACCACTTGAGCTGATCCGTGGTGACGTGCCAGCCCCTACCTCAGACCTCTACAGCTTCTGCGTCCTGGCCCAGGAGGTCTTCACTGGTCAGTGAGCTACCCTGCACTTACACCCAACCCCAGAAACATCCCACTAGTGTGGGTCTCCTCATGGTGCCTCTCTACAGGAGAGCTGCCCTGGGCTGGAGGAGAGGGCCTTGAGGTGAAGGCTAAGCTGGAGGCAGGTCAGAGTCCAGGCCTGGACCCCTTGTTGCCAGCCCCATACCAGGCCTTGGTTCAAGCTGGACTGGGTCTAGAGCCTGCTGACCGCTGGGGCAGCTTGCAGAGCACTCGGTACCTGTTGCGAAAGGCCATGGCCAAGGTACAGGAAAGTCAGTGTGGCGTGGGTATTTATAGAACCCCAGGCAGGACCCATACATATCACTACATCTCATCTCCTTTCCACAGGACTCAGCACCCAACGTCAGCTCCCCACTAGAATGGACAACACTGTCTCCTGTAACCCTGGGTTCCCTGCCAGGTTAGAGAGCAAGGACAATGATGGGGGACTGTGGCAGTGTGCACCAAATTCCAACCATCTGGTCTGTGTCCCCAGAGCATCTGTACTGTGAAGGGGctcccagggccagggccagggccagatCCAGGCTTGTGCTCCCTTTCCCAGACCCTTCTCAGGTAGGAAGCAAGGGAATGAATGGTCTGGAGAACTAAGGGCAGTATGGGGTCCAGACAACCATGCCAGACATTGTTTTCTGCAGGCTCTGGGGACTCCTGAGACCACAGGTCACGGTAGGGGCCAACAGAATGCAGCCTGGGACTCCGGCAGTAGCTTGACTCTAGGCAGTAGCCgtagccccagccccagccccagccccagccccagcccacaCTGTTGCCCGGAGCCCATCTCAATAGTACGGATACCCCTACCCCACGCTAAACcagcagcccctgcctccagaagTCTCCCAGTTCCCTCCGCTCTGACCTGTTCCTTGAGCAGCCTCCCTGCAGGGAGGAAGTTCTGTCAGAGTCTAAGCTCTGCAGGGGCCACTGTAGCACACTTGGGGCTGCTATCCTGAACCCCAGCCCAGGGAGTCCACCCCTGTATGTGGCCAACAAAGAGGCTTCACCACCCTGAAAGCTGCTGCCAGGGAAGGCCATAGAGGCCCAAAGACCCTGGCTCTGACCTCCGGGGCAGCTGTGGGCAGCGCCAACCTTTCCTCCTGCAGAAACCTGCTAGTGAGGATCGTGAGCTGACAGAAGGCAGTCTCTTCTCCA is part of the Rattus norvegicus strain BN/NHsdMcwi chromosome 1, GRCr8, whole genome shotgun sequence genome and harbors:
- the RGD1560986 gene encoding inactive serine/threonine-protein kinase TEX14-like isoform X3, encoding MHSQASRFPVELGSVRDPDAQVGRLHRLAMAGGPCWGLARLLRRVVQVDGENSAGQTALFLSALLGHTSAVRLLLAFGANPNHRCLDGSTPTHAGASSGRGLVLWHLLQAGGDLRLRDQQGRTPRDWAEQGDTKQRWEVLELMQWCRTHMSALVQSGELAPSVSLSQLQASSGHSLCGSLPSLRLVQADRALRQGQIRSSPKTPALGFGQLSSLQPPALISGIPVVDPKELVPTQGEPDRTYDSSSHTIMTNLLWKGHPVTVRQLKSPESSPDVLLADLQHCSILHHPGLLLLMALSPSEDLSRLSLLFEPVWLGSLYILLHSARLDEKCPPSLPGLLPGPLLLQVLEALLFLQSRCWAHGGLSSHAVQLVRPGLAKVSHLEHGRPLHQPRLQPRLQQDCPQRDPNPGLPPPPELYPWLPLELIRGDVPAPTSDLYSFCVLAQEVFTGELPWAGGEGLEVKAKLEAGQSPGLDPLLPAPYQALVQAGLGLEPADRWGSLQSTRYLLRKAMAKDSAPNVSSPLEWTTLSPVTLGSLPEHLYCEGAPRARARARSRLVLPFPDPSQALGTPETTGHGRGQQNAAWDSGSSLTLGSSRSPSPSPSPSPSPHCCPEPISIVRIPLPHAKPAAPASRSLPVPSALTCSLSSLPAGRKFCQSLSSAGATVAHLGLLS
- the RGD1560986 gene encoding inactive serine/threonine-protein kinase TEX14-like isoform X12, translating into MHSQASRFPVELGSVRDPDAQVGRLHRLAMAGGPCWGLARLLRRVVQVDGENSAGQTALFLSALLGHTSAVRLLLAFGANPNHRCLDGSTPTHAGASSGRGLVLWHLLQAGGDLRLRDQQGRTPRDWAEQGDTKQRWEVSCVQGRVEPSRPARAPRLTLCPTQVLELMQWCRTHMSALVQSGELAPSVSLSQLQASSGHSLCGSLPSLRLVQADRALRQGQIRSSPKTPALGFGQLSSLQPPALISGIPVVDPKELVPTQGEPDRTYDSSSHTIMTNLLWKGHPVTVRQLKSPESSPDVLLADLQHCSILHHPGLLLLMALSPSEDLSRLSLLFEPVWLGSLYILLHSARLDEKCPPSLPGLLPGPLLLQVLEALLFLQSRCWAHGGLSSHAVQLVRPGLAKAATRLPPERPKSRAAPTP
- the RGD1560986 gene encoding inactive serine/threonine-protein kinase TEX14-like isoform X11, giving the protein MHSQASRFPVELGSVRDPDAQVGRLHRLAMAGGPCWGLARLLRRVVQVDGENSAGQTALFLSALLGHTSAVRLLLAFGANPNHRCLDGSTPTHAGASSGRGLVLWHLLQAGGDLRLRDQQGRTPRDWAEQGDTKQRWEVSCVQGRVEPSRPARAPRLTLCPTQVLELMQWCRTHMSALVQSGELAPSVSLSQLQASSGHSLCGSLPSLRLVQADRALRQGQIRSSPKTPALGFGQLSSLQPPALISGIPVVDPKELVPTQGEPDRTYDSSSHTIMTNLLWKGHPVTVRQLKSPESSPDVLLADLQHCSILHHPGLLLLMALSPSEDLSRLSLLFEPVWLGSLYILLHSARLDEKCPPSLPGLLPGPLLLQVLEALLFLQSRCWAHGGLSSHAVQLVRPGLAKDSAPNVSSPLEWTTLSPVTLGSLPETC
- the RGD1560986 gene encoding inactive serine/threonine-protein kinase TEX14-like isoform X1; this encodes MHSQASRFPVELGSVRDPDAQVGRLHRLAMAGGPCWGLARLLRRVVQVDGENSAGQTALFLSALLGHTSAVRLLLAFGANPNHRCLDGSTPTHAGASSGRGLVLWHLLQAGGDLRLRDQQGRTPRDWAEQGDTKQRWEVSCVQGRVEPSRPARAPRLTLCPTQVLELMQWCRTHMSALVQSGELAPSVSLSQLQASSGHSLCGSLPSLRLVQADRALRQGQIRSSPKTPALGFGQLSSLQPPALISGIPVVDPKELVPTQGEPDRTYDSSSHTIMTNLLWKGHPVTVRQLKSPESSPDVLLADLQHCSILHHPGLLLLMALSPSEDLSRLSLLFEPVWLGSLYILLHSARLDEKCPPSLPGLLPGPLLLQVLEALLFLQSRCWAHGGLSSHAVQLVRPGLAKVSHLEHGRPLHQPRLQPRLQQDCPQRDPNPGLPPPPELYPWLPLELIRGDVPAPTSDLYSFCVLAQEVFTGELPWAGGEGLEVKAKLEAGQSPGLDPLLPAPYQALVQAGLGLEPADRWGSLQSTRYLLRKAMAKDSAPNVSSPLEWTTLSPVTLGSLPEHLYCEGAPRARARARSRLVLPFPDPSQALGTPETTGHGRGQQNAAWDSGSSLTLGSSRSPSPSPSPSPSPHCCPEPISIVRIPLPHAKPAAPASRSLPVPSALTCSLSSLPAGRKFCQSLSSAGATVAHLGLLS
- the RGD1560986 gene encoding inactive serine/threonine-protein kinase TEX14-like isoform X2 encodes the protein MHSQASRFPVELGSVRDPDAQVGRLHRLAMAGGPCWGLARLLRRVVQVDGENSAGQTALFLSALLGHTSAVRLLLAFGANPNHRCLDGSTPTHAGASSGRGLVLWHLLQAGGDLRLRDQQGRTPRDWAEQGDTKQRWEVSCVQGRVEPSRPARAPRLTLCPTQVLELMQWCRTHMSALVQSGELAPSVSLSQLQASSGHSLCGSLPSLRLVQADRALRQGQIRSSPKTPALGFGQLSSLQPPALISGIPVVDPKELVPTQGEPDRTYDSSSHTIMTNLLWKGHPVTVRQLKSPESSPDVLLADLQHCSILHHPGLLLLMALSPSEDLSRLSLLFEPVWLGSLYILLHSARLDEKCPPSLPGLLPGPLLLQVLEALLFLQSRCWAHGGLSSHAVQLVRPGLAKVSHLEHGRPLHQPRLQPRLQQDCPQRDPNPGLPPPPELYPWLPLELIRGDVPAPTSDLYSFCVLAQEVFTGELPWAGGEGLEVKAKLEAGQSPGLDPLLPAPYQALVQAGLGLEPADRWGSLQSTRYLLRKAMAKDSAPNVSSPLEWTTLSPVTLGSLPEHLYCEGAPRARARARSRLVLPFPDPSQALGTPETTGHGRGQQNAAWDSGSSLTLGSSRSPSPSPSPSPSPHCCPEPISIKPASEDRELTEGSLFSSLQEMDLLEEIMAEMQNKYNLEDKPALSPTLSPDS
- the RGD1560986 gene encoding inactive serine/threonine-protein kinase TEX14-like isoform X10 → MHSQASRFPVELGSVRDPDAQVGRLHRLAMAGGPCWGLARLLRRVVQVDGENSAGQTALFLSALLGHTSAVRLLLAFGANPNHRCLDGSTPTHAGASSGRGLVLWHLLQAGGDLRLRDQQGRTPRDWAEQGDTKQRWEVSCVQGRVEPSRPARAPRLTLCPTQVLELMQWCRTHMSALVQSGELAPSVSLSQLQASSGHSLCGSLPSLRLVQADRALRQGQIRSSPKTPALGFGQLSSLQPPALISGIPVVDPKELVPTQGEPDRTYDSSSHTIMTNLLWKGHPVTVRQLKSPESSPDVLLADLQHCSILHHPGLLLLMALSPSEDLSRLSLLFEPVWLGSLYILLHSARLDEKCPPSLPGLLPGPLLLQVLEALLFLQSRCWAHGGLSSHAVQLVRPGLAKVSHLEHGRPLHQPRLQPRTQHPTSAPH
- the RGD1560986 gene encoding inactive serine/threonine-protein kinase TEX14-like isoform X7, coding for MHSQASRFPVELGSVRDPDAQVGRLHRLAMAGGPCWGLARLLRRVVQVDGENSAGQTALFLSALLGHTSAVRLLLAFGANPNHRCLDGSTPTHAGASSGRGLVLWHLLQAGGDLRLRDQQGRTPRDWAEQGDTKQRWEVSCVQGRVEPSRPARAPRLTLCPTQVLELMQWCRTHMSALVQSGELAPSVSLSQLQASSGHSLCGSLPSLRLVQADRALRQGQIRSSPKTPALGFGQLSSLQPPALISGIPVVDPKELVPTQGEPDRTYDSSSHTIMTNLLWKGHPVTVRQLKSPESSPDVLLADLQHCSILHHPGLLLLMALSPSEDLSRLSLLFEPVWLGSLYILLHSARLDEKCPPSLPGLLPGPLLLQVLEALLFLQSRCWAHGGLSSHAVQLVRPGLAKVSHLEHGRPLHQPRLQPRLQQDCPQRDPNPGLPPPPELYPWLPLELIRGDVPAPTSDLYSFCVLAQEVFTGELPWAGGEGLEVKAKLEAGQSPGLDPLLPAPYQALVQAGLGLEPADRWGSLQSTRYLLRKAMAKDSAPNVSSPLEWTTLSPVTLGSLPGWICWRRSWQRCRISTTSKTSLP
- the RGD1560986 gene encoding inactive serine/threonine-protein kinase TEX14-like isoform X4, coding for MHSQASRFPVELGSVRDPDAQVGRLHRLAMAGGPCWGLARLLRRVVQVDGENSAGQTALFLSALLGHTSAVRLLLAFGANPNHRCLDGSTPTHAGASSGRGLVLWHLLQAGGDLRLRDQQGRTPRDWAEQGDTKQRWEVLELMQWCRTHMSALVQSGELAPSVSLSQLQASSGHSLCGSLPSLRLVQADRALRQGQIRSSPKTPALGFGQLSSLQPPALISGIPVVDPKELVPTQGEPDRTYDSSSHTIMTNLLWKGHPVTVRQLKSPESSPDVLLADLQHCSILHHPGLLLLMALSPSEDLSRLSLLFEPVWLGSLYILLHSARLDEKCPPSLPGLLPGPLLLQVLEALLFLQSRCWAHGGLSSHAVQLVRPGLAKVSHLEHGRPLHQPRLQPRLQQDCPQRDPNPGLPPPPELYPWLPLELIRGDVPAPTSDLYSFCVLAQEVFTGELPWAGGEGLEVKAKLEAGQSPGLDPLLPAPYQALVQAGLGLEPADRWGSLQSTRYLLRKAMAKDSAPNVSSPLEWTTLSPVTLGSLPEHLYCEGAPRARARARSRLVLPFPDPSQALGTPETTGHGRGQQNAAWDSGSSLTLGSSRSPSPSPSPSPSPHCCPEPISIKPASEDRELTEGSLFSSLQEMDLLEEIMAEMQNKYNLEDKPALSPTLSPDS
- the RGD1560986 gene encoding inactive serine/threonine-protein kinase TEX14-like isoform X6, yielding MHSQASRFPVELGSVRDPDAQVGRLHRLAMAGGPCWGLARLLRRVVQVDGENSAGQTALFLSALLGHTSAVRLLLAFGANPNHRCLDGSTPTHAGASSGRGLVLWHLLQAGGDLRLRDQQGRTPRDWAEQGDTKQRWEVSCVQGRVEPSRPARAPRLTLCPTQVLELMQWCRTHMSALVQSGELAPSVSLSQLQASSGHSLCGSLPSLRLVQADRALRQGQIRSSPKTPALGFGQLSSLQPPALISGIPVVDPKELVPTQGEPDRTYDSSSHTIMTNLLWKGHPVTVRQLKSPESSPDVLLADLQHCSILHHPGLLLLMALSPSEDLSRLSLLFEPVWLGSLYILLHSARLDEKCPPSLPGLLPGPLLLQVLEALLFLQSRCWAHGGLSSHAVQLVRPGLAKVSHLEHGRPLHQPRLQPRLQQDCPQRDPNPGLPPPPELYPWLPLELIRGDVPAPTSDLYSFCVLAQEVFTGELPWAGGEGLEVKAKLEAGQSPGLDPLLPAPYQALVQAGLGLEPADRWGSLQSTRYLLRKAMAKDSAPNVSSPLEWTTLSPVTLGSLPEHLYCEGAPRARARARSRLVLPFPDPSQALGTPETTGHETC
- the RGD1560986 gene encoding inactive serine/threonine-protein kinase TEX14-like isoform X8 — translated: MHSQASRFPVELGSVRDPDAQVGRLHRLAMAGGPCWGLARLLRRVVQVDGENSAGQTALFLSALLGHTSAVRLLLAFGANPNHRCLDGSTPTHAGASSGRGLVLWHLLQAGGDLRLRDQQGRTPRDWAEQGDTKQRWEVSCVQGRVEPSRPARAPRLTLCPTQVLELMQWCRTHMSALVQSGELAPSVSLSQLQASSGHSLCGSLPSLRLVQADRALRQGQIRSSPKTPALGFGQLSSLQPPALISGIPVVDPKELVPTQGEPDRTYDSSSHTIMTNLLWKGHPVTVRQLKSPESSPDVLLADLQHCSILHHPGLLLLMALSPSEDLSRLSLLFEPVWLGSLYILLHSARLDEKCPPSLPGLLPGPLLLQVLEALLFLQSRCWAHGGLSSHAVQLVRPGLAKVSHLEHGRPLHQPRLQPRLQQDCPQRDPNPGLPPPPELYPWLPLELIRGDVPAPTSDLYSFCVLAQEVFTGELPWAGGEGLEVKAKLEAGQSPGLDPLLPAPYQALVQAGLGLEPADRWGSLQSTRYLLRKAMAKDSAPNVSSPLEWTTLSPVTLGSLPETC
- the RGD1560986 gene encoding inactive serine/threonine-protein kinase TEX14-like isoform X9 produces the protein MHSQASRFPVELGSVRDPDAQVGRLHRLAMAGGPCWGLARLLRRVVQVDGENSAGQTALFLSALLGHTSAVRLLLAFGANPNHRCLDGSTPTHAGASSGRGLVLWHLLQAGGDLRLRDQQGRTPRDWAEQGDTKQRWEVSCVQGRVEPSRPARAPRLTLCPTQVLELMQWCRTHMSALVQSGELAPSVSLSQLQASSGHSLCGSLPSLRLVQADRALRQGQIRSSPKTPALGFGQLSSLQPPALISGIPVVDPKELVPTQGEPDRTYDSSSHTIMTNLLWKGHPVTVRQLKSPESSPDVLLADLQHCSILHHPGLLLLMALSPSEDLSRLSLLFEPVWLGSLYILLHSARLDEKCPPSLPGLLPGPLLLQVLEALLFLQSRCWAHGGLSSHAVQLVRPGLAKDSAPNVSSPLEWTTLSPVTLGSLPEHLYCEGAPRARARARSRLVLPFPDPSQALGTPETTGHGRGQQNAAWDSGSSLTLGSSRSPSPSPSPSPSPHCCPEPISIVRIPLPHAKPAAPASRSLPVPSALTCSLSSLPAGRKFCQSLSSAGATVAHLGLLS